One Amia ocellicauda isolate fAmiCal2 chromosome 13, fAmiCal2.hap1, whole genome shotgun sequence genomic window, ACGCCAGTGCGCAGGCGCTGGACGCAGACTGAGCTGAGCTGTGCGGTTGGCGCGGCGGACACACAGAGTCCTTTATCTCTAACAAACTGCACGGTGGTAAGCAGGTTTTTAGGCGATAATGTTTCAACacgacagagacagacacttcCCCGAGGACTTTGTCTGGGGGGCAGCTTCTGCAGCCTATCAGATAGAAGGTACGAGTGTTTTTTTATGTGAACCACCaaaccaattattattataataattaataataatcaccatAAAAGACAAAAtggcttttaatttatttaagtattcaaCAACCTTGTTTTATAATATAAATGCTTTTTGGAATCAATTGTGCAAGTGCTTATCTGTACTTGGTGAACTTTGTATCATAACCGTCATAAACGGCTCATCAGGTCCACTAGTACGTCACAGGTGACGTCACCCCTGTGTGAAACCTTTGGCGATAATAACTACTTTCAACGACATGCAGCTTAAAGCTCAATATAATGTTACCAAAAACATCAACAAGAGACAAGCAGTCAAGTTACACGATGTCTCAGTCATCGGCAGTAGAGATATCACTCCCATAAGTTACAAGACACAGTGGCTTTCTCCAATTCCTCCAGTTCGATTTCTCCACTCCAGATGTCTGAGCCGTTTCATAACGCACTGTTTTTTACGCTGACAGCGTTTCTGGTACAGacagatattttatttacattctaATGAACTTAACTTGTCAAGTTATTGAATGTGAATTGATTTTCAACTAAATATGCCTGGCTGCTTTGAAACAGGAGGGTGGAACGCGGATGGCAAAGGTCCCAGCATCTGGGACACCTTCTGCCACGAGAAAGGCCGGGTGTTTGAGGACCAGACCGGGGACGTGGCTTGCAACAGCTACGAGCTCTGGGAGGAGGACCTCAGGTGCATCACGCAGCTTGGACTCACGCACTATCGCCTGTCCTTCTGCTGGTCCCGGCTGCTGCCCGACGGGACCACGCGGCACGTCAACCAGAAAGGTGCTTTGACTTTTCTTCTTGCTCTTGTTTTCGCTCTTCATTTTTATCGTTGGTGGTTTTGTTCTTACCATTCCTCTATTATTCATGTTCTTCTCTGATGTCATATTGTCACATAATCATCAAAGCTGCAGTCTTAGTCTTCTCTGCTGGGTCCAACCCTCATGTCTTCATGTGCTGAACTGCGCTGCCTGTGGTGATTAGGTTTAAAAATGAGCAACACAACCCTGCAGTGAAACACAGCTCCCCTCGCTGGTGGGAGTGATATCTCAGCCTCTTGTGGGCTGTGAACGTGACTGTCTAGCTCAGAGGTTTCAGCCCTTTGCACATCAGCAGCTCACATCTGTATCTCTCATTGCACTTCTGTCCTGTAGACACACAAGAGATTACAGATACAGAAACCAGGTAGAAAACATACttgatgaaaaaaaacaacgtTTGATTGAAATTCCAGTAAACTAGGACAATTtgttatgtgtgtttgtttgtctctcTTGACTTTTCCCAGGTGTTGATTATTACAACAGAATAATAAACGACCTGCTGGCAAACAGCGTCACCCCGATGGTGACCTTGTATCACTTCGACCTGCCGCAAGCGCTGCAGGACCGAGGCGGCTGGGAGTCCGAAGAGATCGCGGGCTTCTTCGACGAGTACGCGCGGTTCTGCTTCCGGACCTTCGGGGACCGGGTGAAGCTGTGGGTCACCTTGAACGAGCCCTGCGTCTGTGCCGAGCTGGGCTACGAGGAGGCCTATCACGCGCCGGGGGTGCAGAAACCAGGAACGTCGGTGTACCTGGTGGGCCACAACATGCTGAAAGCTCACAGCAGAGCCTGGCACAGCTACAATCGCCTCTTTAGATCAGAGCAGCAGGGGTTGGTGTCCCTGGCTCTGAACAGCGACTGGGCCGAGCCCTGCAATCCCAGCAACCCCGAGGACGTGGCCGCCACCCAGAGATACATAGCATTCTCGCTGGACTGGTTCGCCAGCCCTGTTTTCGGCGACGGCGACTATCCGGCCGTCATGAAAGCCCAGATCGCAGCGCGGAGCCGAGCGCAGGGCTGCCCGTCCTCCCGGCTGCCGGAGATCACGCCGCAGATGAAGGAGGAAGTCAAGGGAACGGCCGACTTCTTCGCCATAAACTACTACACGTCCCGCAGAGTGAGGTTCACTAAGAGCGCGGCGCAGACGGTGAGCTTCAGCAGCGACAAGGAGGCCGAGGGCATCGTGGATCCGTCCTGGCCCATTGCGGGGGTGTCCTGGATGGCGGTGGTGCCCTGGGGTCTGAGAAAGCTGCTGAAATATATTAAGGTCATtaaccaatatgtttttcttgttatttatcaaattatacatcttatttattcatttgaatattttatttagaagtagtagcagttgtagtagtattttattattattggaaaaTATTAACGATTTCCATTCTATCTGAGACCTGGATCACCTAGATTAACAATTGTGTTGACTATAAACGAACCTCTGATGACTCAAACAGAGATATACAGCTGCCCAGGCAGTCAGGcacaggggtcaggggtcaggggtttCGGACTGTGGGAATGAGGTGCCTCTGTGTTCTGACTGTACCGCAGCACACTGCAGCAGACCCGCAGTAAACTTCACCCAACATCGCTCTCCCCAGGACTCGTATGGCGACCCTCGCATCTACATCACGGAGAACGGCTTCTCTGCAGTGGACCCGGCGCCGCTCGAGGACACCCAGCGATGTGCGTTCGCCCGAGACACGCTGCTGGAGGTCCTGAGAGGTACTTCAGCAGAGCGCCCCCGCGGCTCTCCAAAGTGCGGCCTTTCCCAGGGGCTTTTGAGGACAGGGGGCAccccagtgtgtttgtgtggtggggggtggggtcaCGCAGGGCAGGAGAGCAGGAGGGCTCGGTTGTTTTGGGGGGGGCAGAGCAGCAAGGTTTCTTAGAGGGTTGAGGTTGTGAGTGGGTTGTGCTTTCCAGTCATTCAGTCAAATCCACAGGGTCTGAAGTGAAGGAGGATTCTCGCTCTCTGTTGACCTGTCgctgtctctccctctgtccctctctttctctctgcctccctccctttctctcttgtTCTCTTCACCACAGAAGACAAGCGAGCAATGCATCAGGTCATAATAAACCCTGTTTTACTGCTGTCTGATGGCTTAAGTTGGAAGGATCATAGAAAAAAGTTTATATTCCTGTGCCCAAAActtcaaaatgaataaaataggAATTGAACTGTATCGGTGCCTTCAAAATAGTACAGTTTGTACCTTTTGGCAGTTTGGCAATTTCCTGTCTTAACTGCTCTGGCAGCTCAACAAGAGACAGACTGTCTTTGCGTAGTGGAAAACAATGTTCCCCGAGCCGCACAGCCTCACTGGCAAGAGCCGGGCTTTACTCTGACCCTGAACAGGTACTATTGCTTACAAAATTAAAGAGCGtttaatatatatctatatatatatacacagacatgcataccaatgtgtgctgcagtgtgtatgtgtattgtaCACAACATTTCAGGATCTATGAACTGTACAAAAAGAATGGAAACTGTATAGAAAAATGGTTTCTAATTAAGATTAACTCTGGTATTTTtataacaggaaaaaaatacCTTTCAATTTGCAAAGCTTAATGAAGACTGATGATGCTCTGATAAAATGTAGAATATGCGCATAAATTGAGCCACTAAATTCAGGGTGCGCTAAAGAATTAAGATCTGTGGCTTCAATTTGCTGAGCCGTTGGAATCTCTGTTCGGGCAAAATGACTCCCGCAGACCGAAGATTGCTTCTGTGTTCTCTACGAGTCCATTTATGCTCTAGAGCAATTCGGATAaaagaagataaataaataaaatacagcacCGCCTAATACAATATCTATTCCCTTTGATGTTgtgcaaaaatgtattcaggCACAAATACCTGAAAGGGACAGGATGTGAAAATATGTCTCTTTTAGAATAAATATTGTTCTTATTATAAGCCGGTTTCTGgctttcaaacaaaacaaatacagaaagaaaatacaGCGTCTGTAATAATGCAGTGCGATTGCGTTGCGCACAGCTGTGTTTGGAAATGAGATTCGAATGACAGACGCGCAAGAAAATGGGGTTTGACTGGGATTGAAGTATTTGCAGATTCTGTCAGTTTCTTGAATGATTTAGTTCTGGCTGAGGGTTTTCTTAAGAGAAGCAGAGACTGAGCTGAGAGATTGTGTTCAGGTCCTAGTATTTTTAAAGTCTCAGAAGACCATTTTGTGAAGCATTTGttcctgttattttattttaaataatatggtgtatttatttattggtgtattttatttaagggCGTACTTTAATGTCATACTGTGAGTACATACACCAGGGGTAGTCAATGGGCGGAGCGCGGGACAAATCCGGACCGCCAGACGCTTTTGAATGGACCGTGAGAATATTGTATCgtcttgtatttattaatcacTTCCATCATTCATCTATTCAGTGCTTTTTCCCTCTCTTCTCTTGTAGCCATTCGCCAAGATGGGGTTGATGTGAGGGGCTATTTCGTGTGGTCCCTGCTGGACAACTTCGAGTGGGTGCAGGGGTACAGCGTGCGCTTCGGTCTGTTCCACGTCGACTTCACACATCCGCGGCTGAGTCGCACAATGTACAGGTCAGGAGAGCAGTACGCCAAGATCATCGCAAGCAACGGACTTAGCGCTGTCCAAGAGGGCTGAGGCTGCTCACAACTGCAGCCCCTCAGTAGACGTAGTAGTCAAATCACTAATTATATTGTCTTTATTAAATTGGCTGATGTCTTTATCAGAATGGAAAACAAGATTACATTCCAAAGACTGTATTAGTGAGATTAAAGATGATTTCTGACAACCAGACACTCCTGTTTGGGCCTCATCAAGCTTGAACACAACCGTAAgctaatttaaaatacagttgaTTAAAGTAAGAACAATATGAatcatttgtttaattgttttatgtaCTTTATGATACTATTTTATAGAATCAGTTAAATTCTGCTTTATGTTATAATGAATCTTTGTATTAAATGAATCCCTCCACTAATAAATCCCGAAGCTGAATGTGTGCCAGTGATCCCTTGGTGTTTTATGTCTAAGCTtttaaacatatcaattttGTTTAGTACCATAGAGGTATATTATAGTAGTATGAAGCCTTGCTAAGGGCTTTTTAGTGTTGAGGTAAAgtcgctgcactgtggcgcAGTAGAACGAGTCACCATGGCTGGAACCTCACAGTATGTTACACTGGTGTCAGCGGTGGGATTCTGCGCCTGCGTCGGCCCTCCCCAGGGCAGGAGAAGAGTTAGCGGCACGAAGACGCGGACTGACTACTGGGAGGGGGTAGTGTAGCGATTTTGAAGCCTTGCGaagagccacacacacacattacatataCCTTCACAGTGCattagcaacaacaacaactcctCCAGCCCCTGTGCATTGGGGCGTTTAAAGGTCCCTTTGAAGTCTAAAACACTGGAGAAACACAAAGGAAACTTCTGTTTCGATCTCTGAAACGCTACTAAATGCTTGTCATTTCTTTCAGAGCACAGAACAGGTTACCCATGGGCTGCACGAGGCAGGAAGCGAGCTCTCTGTCTTAATGGACTAAAAGCCCACAGGTGACGCCATTTCTGTGCTCGATGGCG contains:
- the gba3 gene encoding cytosolic beta-glucosidase isoform X1; protein product: MFQHDRDRHFPEDFVWGAASAAYQIEGGWNADGKGPSIWDTFCHEKGRVFEDQTGDVACNSYELWEEDLRCITQLGLTHYRLSFCWSRLLPDGTTRHVNQKGVDYYNRIINDLLANSVTPMVTLYHFDLPQALQDRGGWESEEIAGFFDEYARFCFRTFGDRVKLWVTLNEPCVCAELGYEEAYHAPGVQKPGTSVYLVGHNMLKAHSRAWHSYNRLFRSEQQGLVSLALNSDWAEPCNPSNPEDVAATQRYIAFSLDWFASPVFGDGDYPAVMKAQIAARSRAQGCPSSRLPEITPQMKEEVKGTADFFAINYYTSRRVRFTKSAAQTVSFSSDKEAEGIVDPSWPIAGVSWMAVVPWGLRKLLKYIKDSYGDPRIYITENGFSAVDPAPLEDTQRCAFARDTLLEVLRAIRQDGVDVRGYFVWSLLDNFEWVQGYSVRFGLFHVDFTHPRLSRTMYRSGEQYAKIIASNGLSAVQEG
- the gba3 gene encoding cytosolic beta-glucosidase isoform X2, whose product is MFQHDRDRHFPEDFVWGAASAAYQIEGGWNADGKGPSIWDTFCHEKGRVFEDQTGDVACNSYELWEEDLRCITQLGLTHYRLSFCWSRLLPDGTTRHVNQKGVDYYNRIINDLLANSVTPMVTLYHFDLPQALQDRGGWESEEIAGFFDEYARFCFRTFGDRVKLWVTLNEPCVCAELGYEEAYHAPGVQKPGTSVYLVGHNMLKAHSRAWHSYNRLFRSEQQGLVSLALNSDWAEPCNPSNPEDVAATQRYIAFSLDWFASPVFGDGDYPAVMKAQIAARSRAQGCPSSRLPEITPQMKEEVKGTADFFAINYYTSRRVRFTKSAAQTVSFSSDKEAEGIVDPSWPIAGVSWMAVVPWGLRKLLKYIKDSYGDPRIYITENGFSAVDPAPLEDTQRCAFARDTLLEVLRAIRQDGVDVRGYFVWSLLDNFEWVQGYSVRFGLFHVDFTHPRLSRTMYRAQNRLPMGCTRQEASSLS